A region from the Riemerella anatipestifer genome encodes:
- the coaBC gene encoding bifunctional phosphopantothenoylcysteine decarboxylase/phosphopantothenate--cysteine ligase CoaBC, producing MILNNKKILIAITGGIAAYKINLLVRDFVKAGANVKVILTPSAEKFVSKLTLATLSKNEVLSKLISEDEEWNNHVELGLWADAMIIAPCTANTLAKMVHGICDNLVIATYLSAKCPVFIAPAMDLDMYQHPSTKRNLDLATTFGNHIIPAEEGELASGLVGIGRLAEPCTIFNHIHQYFENQNSASKLNQKKVLITAGPTCEAIDPVRFIGNHSSGKMGYALAETAAQRGAKVILISGPSNEIAHHPDIELHSVTSAKEMYQEVFKYYNDVDIAIASAAVADYTPKVVASEKIKKQEEQFTIELVKNPDILKAMGEQKKHQILVGFALETQNEEENAKTKLEKKNLDMIVLNSLKDSGAGFKKDTNKVSIITSKATNTFDLKSKKEVAKDILDFIENQLI from the coding sequence ATGATTTTGAACAATAAAAAAATCCTAATAGCCATTACAGGCGGAATAGCTGCCTACAAAATCAATTTATTAGTCAGAGATTTTGTTAAGGCTGGAGCTAATGTAAAGGTTATATTAACTCCCTCTGCTGAAAAGTTTGTTTCTAAATTAACTTTAGCCACTTTATCCAAGAATGAAGTTTTATCTAAACTTATTTCGGAGGATGAAGAGTGGAACAACCATGTAGAACTGGGACTTTGGGCTGACGCTATGATTATTGCTCCGTGTACCGCAAACACTTTAGCCAAAATGGTTCACGGGATTTGTGATAATCTTGTAATCGCCACTTATCTGTCGGCTAAATGCCCTGTATTTATTGCTCCTGCAATGGATTTGGATATGTATCAACACCCTTCTACTAAAAGAAATTTAGATTTAGCAACTACATTTGGCAACCATATCATTCCTGCAGAAGAAGGCGAACTTGCAAGTGGTTTGGTTGGTATTGGACGATTAGCCGAACCTTGCACTATTTTCAATCATATTCATCAGTATTTTGAGAATCAAAACTCTGCTTCAAAACTCAATCAGAAAAAAGTACTCATCACGGCTGGACCAACCTGCGAAGCTATAGACCCCGTAAGATTTATAGGCAATCATTCCTCTGGAAAAATGGGTTACGCTTTAGCCGAAACTGCCGCACAAAGAGGTGCAAAGGTTATTCTTATCTCTGGACCTTCTAACGAAATCGCACATCACCCTGATATAGAACTACACTCGGTAACTTCCGCAAAAGAAATGTACCAAGAAGTTTTTAAATACTATAACGATGTGGATATTGCCATTGCAAGTGCTGCCGTTGCCGATTATACTCCCAAAGTTGTGGCTTCCGAAAAAATAAAAAAACAAGAAGAACAATTTACCATAGAATTGGTTAAAAACCCTGACATTCTCAAAGCAATGGGAGAACAAAAAAAGCATCAAATTTTGGTAGGTTTCGCTTTAGAAACACAAAACGAAGAAGAAAATGCCAAAACTAAATTGGAAAAGAAAAACTTAGATATGATTGTTCTCAACTCTCTTAAAGATAGCGGGGCGGGATTCAAAAAAGACACCAATAAAGTCAGCATTATTACATCTAAAGCAACAAACACATTTGATTTAAAATCAAAAAAAGAAGTAGCCAAAGACATTCTAGACTTTATAGAAAACCAGCTAATATAA
- the rnpA gene encoding ribonuclease P protein component — protein MSYTYPKSERLKSKKDITTLFEKGKWQTCGNIRLIFTDAEASKIGVSVSKRYFKKATDRNRVKRLLRECYRLNKELFHQKFGATSHAMIFWVSAEMPKKYQLVEEDFIKLCKK, from the coding sequence ATGAGTTATACCTACCCTAAATCTGAAAGATTAAAGTCTAAAAAAGATATTACCACTCTTTTTGAAAAAGGAAAATGGCAAACTTGTGGCAACATTAGGCTTATTTTTACTGATGCAGAAGCAAGTAAAATCGGAGTTTCTGTATCTAAACGCTATTTCAAAAAAGCTACCGACAGAAACAGAGTGAAAAGACTCCTAAGAGAATGCTATCGCCTAAACAAAGAGTTATTTCATCAAAAATTCGGAGCCACATCTCACGCTATGATATTTTGGGTATCTGCAGAAATGCCTAAAAAATATCAGTTGGTAGAAGAAGATTTTATAAAACTTTGCAAAAAGTAA
- a CDS encoding TIGR00730 family Rossman fold protein, with product MIDNNSNNNDSTDNRISDSFRPKTWDESITKDSWMVFKVMAELVNGYESMVKLGPCVSIFGSARLKEDDPYYQMTVDIAKKITELGFGVITGGGPGIMEAGNRGAFEAKGKSIGLNIELPFEQHFNPYISKDYNMTFDYFFVRKVMFVKYSQGFIVMPGGFGTLDELSEALTLIQTRKIGRFPIVLVGSKFWSGLLDWFKDTLLENKLISPEDLNLFRVVDTAEEAVAHIKAFYEKYAISVNF from the coding sequence ATGATAGACAACAATAGTAATAATAACGACTCTACCGACAACCGTATAAGTGATAGCTTTCGCCCTAAAACTTGGGACGAAAGTATTACCAAAGACAGTTGGATGGTATTTAAAGTAATGGCCGAACTCGTAAACGGCTACGAAAGTATGGTAAAATTAGGACCTTGTGTTTCTATATTTGGGTCTGCTAGACTAAAAGAAGACGACCCTTATTACCAAATGACCGTAGATATTGCGAAGAAAATCACAGAACTAGGATTTGGAGTTATTACAGGTGGCGGACCTGGGATTATGGAAGCAGGGAATAGAGGTGCCTTTGAAGCAAAGGGTAAATCTATTGGGCTAAACATCGAACTTCCTTTTGAGCAACACTTTAACCCTTACATCAGTAAGGATTACAACATGACTTTTGATTATTTCTTTGTAAGAAAGGTAATGTTTGTAAAGTACTCACAAGGATTCATCGTAATGCCTGGAGGCTTCGGAACACTAGACGAACTATCCGAAGCACTTACATTGATACAAACTCGAAAAATAGGAAGATTTCCTATCGTTTTAGTAGGTTCTAAGTTTTGGAGCGGATTATTAGACTGGTTTAAAGATACTTTGCTCGAAAATAAACTCATCTCTCCAGAAGACCTCAACCTATTCCGTGTGGTAGATACTGCCGAAGAAGCTGTAGCACACATTAAAGCTTTTTATGAGAAATATGCCATTAGTGTCAATTTCTAG
- the lptE gene encoding LPS assembly lipoprotein LptE, translating to MNIIYHQMRLSKILFSFLSFLFLTSCYSFTGNSLTPEMKTIQIKTFPNNAALVNPELSQQFTIALQNRFLQRTTLKGATQNPDLMIEGKIVDYRLNEPTTISTGVSTQGGVMQAAQNKLVISVKVRYENKIDPQLSFDRTYTDEAVYNSDLDITQIENSQVQIVNERIINKIFNDIVANW from the coding sequence ATGAATATCATCTATCATCAAATGAGATTGAGTAAAATATTATTTTCATTTTTGAGTTTCTTGTTCCTAACAAGTTGTTATAGCTTCACGGGGAATTCTTTGACACCGGAAATGAAAACAATACAAATAAAAACATTTCCTAACAATGCGGCTTTGGTTAATCCAGAGTTAAGTCAGCAATTTACCATAGCTTTACAAAACAGGTTTTTGCAGAGAACCACTCTTAAAGGAGCTACTCAAAATCCTGATTTGATGATAGAAGGAAAGATTGTAGATTATCGCCTTAACGAACCAACCACAATATCCACAGGAGTGTCCACACAAGGTGGTGTAATGCAAGCAGCTCAAAACAAACTAGTGATTAGTGTTAAGGTAAGGTATGAAAATAAAATAGACCCTCAGCTTAGTTTTGATAGAACTTATACCGATGAAGCGGTTTATAATAGTGATTTAGATATTACTCAGATAGAAAATTCGCAGGTTCAAATCGTGAATGAGAGAATCATCAATAAGATATTTAACGACATAGTGGCCAACTGGTAA
- a CDS encoding outer membrane protein assembly factor BamD: MKKYILILSLALFSVSCNRQYDLAMKSADKDLILKTANELYAKKKWKEALSLYERVQNLVSGTDEASDILFKSAYANYYDKQYRIAGHQFKKFSVNNTLANDPRKEEAAYMSAICYYQGSMDYNLDQKDTELAINELQNFLNNYPNSERTKNIDKLIDELSYKLEFKAYENARQYYKMLELKSAIISFENVLDDFPSTKLRPKIETMLMDAKAKLAMDSKFELKRERLEHAIAYTYLMEKNYPDTDIAKTAVTLRKKLDAELENFAKLEKLVEQKREELKAKEKEREEKEKATK; encoded by the coding sequence ATGAAAAAATACATTCTCATACTCTCGTTAGCTCTATTTTCTGTATCTTGTAACAGGCAATACGACTTAGCAATGAAAAGTGCAGATAAAGATTTGATACTGAAAACAGCTAATGAATTGTATGCCAAAAAGAAATGGAAAGAAGCTCTAAGTTTATATGAAAGGGTTCAGAATTTAGTTTCAGGCACAGACGAAGCTTCTGATATTTTATTTAAATCTGCCTATGCTAATTATTACGATAAACAATACAGAATTGCTGGACATCAGTTTAAAAAATTTTCAGTAAACAATACTCTAGCCAACGACCCTAGAAAAGAGGAAGCAGCCTATATGTCTGCAATATGTTACTATCAAGGCTCTATGGACTACAACCTAGACCAAAAGGATACAGAACTAGCCATAAACGAATTACAAAATTTCTTAAACAATTATCCAAATTCTGAAAGAACTAAAAATATTGATAAGCTGATTGATGAGCTTTCTTACAAACTAGAGTTTAAAGCTTATGAGAACGCTCGTCAGTATTATAAAATGCTAGAATTAAAATCAGCTATCATTAGCTTTGAGAATGTATTAGATGATTTTCCATCTACAAAACTCCGTCCAAAAATAGAAACAATGCTTATGGACGCAAAAGCCAAACTAGCGATGGATTCTAAATTTGAATTGAAACGAGAGAGGTTAGAACATGCAATAGCTTACACTTATCTTATGGAAAAAAATTATCCTGATACCGATATTGCTAAAACAGCCGTAACCCTAAGAAAAAAGCTAGATGCTGAACTAGAAAACTTTGCCAAGTTAGAAAAGTTAGTAGAACAGAAAAGAGAGGAACTGAAAGCTAAAGAAAAGGAAAGAGAAGAAAAGGAAAAAGCAACTAAATAA
- a CDS encoding TetR/AcrR family transcriptional regulator: MNQNFTQKQINILNAAEELIAKKGFDGASVREIAKKAGVNVAMISYYFGSKEKMMVSLYQYRVEKTREMFSLFTQTIAKASPEVQISEMVSFIVKQMLKFNYFHGFATQEIGFNSNLAVFLQDFYELCTHRLEEAIQKGIAIGVFKKIAKPEEILASLIGTVLFAIRNQFFYRSYLPKGEAYLPALEKKMEHHLKTMLYAILGYEE; the protein is encoded by the coding sequence ATGAATCAAAACTTTACTCAAAAACAAATTAATATTCTTAATGCTGCAGAGGAGCTAATAGCAAAGAAAGGGTTTGATGGAGCGTCCGTTAGAGAAATAGCAAAAAAAGCAGGAGTAAATGTGGCTATGATTTCCTATTATTTTGGGTCAAAAGAAAAAATGATGGTTTCTCTTTATCAGTACAGGGTAGAGAAGACGCGAGAGATGTTTAGCCTTTTTACCCAAACTATAGCCAAGGCAAGCCCAGAAGTTCAGATTTCAGAAATGGTCTCTTTTATTGTAAAGCAGATGCTGAAGTTTAATTACTTTCACGGATTTGCAACTCAAGAGATTGGTTTTAATTCTAATTTAGCTGTTTTTTTACAAGATTTTTATGAGTTATGTACGCATAGGCTAGAGGAGGCAATACAAAAAGGCATTGCAATAGGAGTATTCAAAAAGATAGCTAAGCCAGAAGAGATATTAGCCAGTCTTATCGGGACGGTATTATTTGCGATTAGAAATCAGTTTTTTTATAGAAGTTACTTGCCAAAAGGAGAAGCGTATTTACCTGCATTGGAGAAAAAAATGGAACATCATCTTAAGACAATGCTTTACGCAATTTTAGGTTATGAAGAATAA
- a CDS encoding DUF6702 family protein has product MKKFLNILGIFALVSFVMSFFPSEFYSTMTKVDYIDGSNTLKFTTKLNTSHITDVIKVDARTAAFEAELKKYINSKVAVSINGKPQAITFTGSQVSGESVWIYYEINNVASISTIKIKNAILLEAYPKQLNLVNISYKGNQKNMNFSRGNDTSEVSF; this is encoded by the coding sequence ATGAAAAAGTTTTTAAACATATTAGGTATTTTCGCTTTAGTGAGTTTTGTAATGAGTTTCTTCCCCAGTGAATTTTACTCTACGATGACTAAAGTGGACTACATAGATGGTAGCAACACACTAAAGTTTACTACAAAACTAAACACTTCTCACATTACTGATGTGATTAAAGTAGATGCAAGAACAGCTGCTTTTGAAGCTGAATTGAAAAAATACATCAACTCTAAGGTTGCTGTTTCCATCAATGGTAAGCCTCAAGCAATTACCTTCACAGGTAGCCAAGTAAGTGGTGAAAGTGTTTGGATTTACTATGAAATAAATAATGTAGCTTCCATCAGTACAATTAAAATAAAGAATGCCATACTATTGGAAGCCTATCCTAAACAACTTAACCTTGTTAATATTTCCTACAAGGGTAATCAAAAGAACATGAATTTCTCTAGAGGAAATGATACTAGTGAAGTTTCTTTCTAA
- a CDS encoding tRNA threonylcarbamoyladenosine dehydratase translates to MTNNWLERTELLIKQDGLNKLQNANILVVGLGGVGSFAAEFLARAGVGKMTIIDGDTVDITNINRQLPALHSTVNQPKVELVYARLKDINPDLNLIAINEFLTPERMESILTKEKFDYILDCIDSVSPKLSLILAAKRNKIKIVSAMGAGGKTDPSKVMVRDISKTNNCFLAKQIRKRLRKEKINKGIKCVFSTELQKEDSLKMTDGSNFKKSFYGTISFMPALFGLHAAAEVINHLTKKDA, encoded by the coding sequence ATGACAAATAACTGGCTGGAAAGAACAGAACTTTTAATAAAACAGGACGGACTAAATAAACTACAAAACGCCAATATTTTAGTAGTAGGATTGGGCGGCGTAGGCTCTTTTGCTGCAGAATTTTTAGCAAGAGCTGGCGTAGGAAAAATGACGATAATAGATGGCGATACGGTAGATATTACCAACATCAATAGACAACTTCCAGCATTACACTCTACCGTGAATCAGCCTAAGGTAGAATTGGTTTATGCGAGATTAAAAGACATCAATCCCGATTTAAACCTTATAGCCATCAATGAGTTTCTTACGCCTGAACGAATGGAGTCTATTCTTACCAAAGAAAAGTTTGACTATATCTTGGACTGCATTGATAGCGTTTCTCCAAAGCTTTCTCTCATCTTAGCTGCCAAAAGAAATAAAATAAAAATAGTGAGTGCTATGGGAGCTGGTGGTAAAACCGACCCTTCCAAAGTAATGGTAAGAGATATCAGTAAAACCAACAACTGTTTTTTAGCCAAACAAATACGAAAAAGACTTCGCAAAGAGAAAATCAATAAAGGTATTAAGTGTGTATTCTCTACCGAATTACAAAAAGAGGACAGCCTTAAAATGACAGACGGGTCTAATTTCAAAAAATCTTTTTACGGCACCATTAGTTTTATGCCTGCATTATTTGGTCTCCACGCAGCAGCTGAAGTTATCAATCACCTTACTAAAAAAGACGCATGA
- a CDS encoding DNA-directed RNA polymerase subunit omega, whose protein sequence is MSVKDSKAEVSTITYNRDKIEEKVGSIYEAIVIMGKRAEQINAEIRTELHNKLDEFAVHNATLEEVFENREQIEISKLYEKLPKPTSIAVREWLDGEVYFRKREEKS, encoded by the coding sequence ATGAGTGTAAAAGATTCTAAAGCAGAAGTAAGCACTATTACTTATAACCGTGATAAAATAGAAGAAAAAGTAGGCTCTATCTACGAAGCTATAGTAATTATGGGTAAAAGAGCCGAGCAAATAAATGCGGAAATTCGTACTGAACTTCACAACAAGTTAGACGAATTTGCTGTACACAATGCTACTTTAGAAGAAGTTTTTGAAAACAGAGAACAGATAGAAATCTCTAAACTTTACGAAAAACTACCTAAGCCTACCTCTATTGCTGTGAGAGAATGGTTAGATGGCGAAGTTTATTTCCGAAAGAGAGAAGAAAAATCTTAA
- a CDS encoding TatD family hydrolase, protein MFFNFHHHNPTEFGIYNLPKENYSHQDYFSIGVHPMDITSYYEKTLLNIKIIAQHEKCIAIGECGLDALLPIDEHLQAEVFKLHIELAKTLKKPLIIHCIKRHNEVARLCKNLDIPVIFHGFNKNKNIANMLLEKGFYLSFGTALFKNLSLQNVFIETPIERIFLETDDSSDNIEQVYMKAAELKQLSVQEFKSRIENNILNVLKLNL, encoded by the coding sequence ATGTTTTTCAATTTTCATCACCATAACCCAACCGAATTTGGTATTTACAATCTTCCTAAAGAAAATTATTCTCATCAAGATTATTTTTCGATAGGAGTTCACCCAATGGATATTACATCTTATTATGAAAAAACATTGCTCAACATAAAAATAATCGCACAACATGAAAAATGTATCGCCATAGGAGAATGCGGATTAGATGCACTACTTCCTATTGATGAACATTTACAAGCCGAGGTTTTTAAACTTCATATAGAGTTAGCAAAAACTCTAAAGAAGCCTCTAATTATCCACTGTATAAAACGGCATAATGAAGTTGCTAGGCTTTGTAAAAATCTAGACATCCCTGTTATTTTCCACGGATTTAATAAGAATAAAAATATTGCAAATATGCTTTTAGAAAAAGGTTTTTATCTTTCTTTTGGCACAGCTCTTTTTAAAAATTTATCTTTGCAAAATGTTTTTATAGAAACTCCCATAGAAAGGATTTTTTTAGAAACTGACGACTCTTCTGATAATATAGAGCAAGTTTATATGAAAGCTGCAGAGCTTAAACAGCTTTCTGTACAAGAATTTAAAAGTAGGATTGAAAACAACATTCTAAATGTTTTAAAATTAAATTTATGA
- a CDS encoding GDP-mannose 4,6-dehydratase: MMKKTYLVTGGSGFIGSHLVEALLKNGHFVINVDNFDDFYNYKTKINNTLESLGITTNFDFENKNLDIKKLASLVNKGNYKFYYQDIRDKEGLEKIFKNHRPDVVIHLAALAGVRPSIERPLEYQEVNIKGTMNIWEVAKDLGICKFVIASSSSVYGNNEKIPFSEEDNVDRPISPYAATKKCVEVLGHTYHHLYGMDMIQLRFFTVYGPRQRPDLAIHKFAKIIKDNKQVPFYGDGNTARDYTFVDDIIDGIMKSIKYVEENAGVYEIFNLGESEVIPLHKMLSTIEEELGVKATLNKLPMQAGDVQKTNADIRKAQQKIGYAPTTNFQNGIKKFVEWFLRK; this comes from the coding sequence ATGATGAAGAAAACTTACCTTGTTACGGGAGGGAGTGGTTTTATTGGTTCTCATCTTGTGGAAGCTTTATTGAAAAACGGACATTTTGTCATCAATGTTGATAATTTTGATGATTTCTACAACTATAAAACAAAAATAAATAATACTCTAGAATCTTTAGGAATAACAACAAATTTTGACTTTGAAAATAAAAATTTGGATATTAAAAAGTTAGCTTCTTTGGTTAATAAAGGTAATTATAAGTTTTATTATCAGGATATTAGAGATAAAGAAGGACTAGAAAAAATCTTTAAAAATCATCGTCCCGACGTGGTGATTCACTTGGCGGCTTTGGCAGGTGTCCGTCCTTCCATAGAAAGACCTTTGGAATATCAAGAAGTAAATATTAAAGGTACGATGAATATTTGGGAAGTGGCTAAAGATTTAGGTATTTGTAAATTTGTAATAGCTTCTTCTTCTAGTGTTTACGGTAATAATGAAAAAATTCCATTTTCGGAAGAGGATAATGTGGATAGACCAATTTCGCCTTATGCAGCCACTAAAAAATGTGTGGAGGTTTTAGGGCATACTTACCATCATTTGTATGGTATGGATATGATTCAGTTGAGGTTTTTTACAGTCTATGGTCCTAGGCAACGACCTGATTTAGCAATACATAAATTCGCTAAAATAATTAAAGATAATAAGCAAGTACCATTTTACGGCGATGGCAATACGGCTAGAGATTATACCTTTGTTGATGATATTATTGATGGTATAATGAAATCTATAAAGTATGTAGAAGAGAATGCAGGAGTGTATGAAATTTTCAATTTAGGTGAAAGTGAGGTAATTCCTCTACATAAGATGCTGTCAACCATAGAGGAAGAGCTAGGCGTTAAGGCTACTCTTAATAAATTACCAATGCAGGCAGGAGATGTGCAAAAAACCAATGCAGATATTAGAAAGGCACAACAGAAAATAGGCTATGCACCAACTACAAACTTCCAAAATGGCATAAAAAAGTTTGTGGAATGGTTTTTGAGAAAGTAG
- a CDS encoding DUF2795 domain-containing protein produces MYWTLELASYLSDAPWPMTKAELIDYAIRTGAPMEVVENLQAIEDEGEIYESIEEVWSDYPTDEDFLWNEDEY; encoded by the coding sequence ATGTACTGGACATTAGAATTGGCATCTTATTTAAGTGATGCCCCTTGGCCAATGACAAAAGCGGAGCTTATAGACTACGCTATTAGAACAGGTGCTCCAATGGAAGTAGTAGAAAACCTTCAGGCGATAGAAGACGAAGGCGAAATCTACGAGAGCATAGAGGAAGTATGGAGCGATTATCCTACGGACGAAGACTTCCTTTGGAACGAAGACGAATATTAA
- a CDS encoding nucleotidyltransferase family protein, whose protein sequence is MKALIFAAGKGTRLKPFTDHHPKALAKVNGIPLLERNIKYLQSFGINDFVINIHHFGNQILDFLKENNYFGANIEISDETNELLETGGGMMFARPFLEKESHFLVMNADILTNLDVTKFVNFHLSSNQMVTLAVSDRESSRKLLFDQNKILCGWINKNTGELKLSKTNDTLKELAFSGIHCISSEIFSRIKRKGKFSIIDEYLDLMNEKVIIGYEHDALLIDVGKPEAITEAEKYFL, encoded by the coding sequence ATGAAAGCACTGATTTTTGCAGCAGGCAAAGGCACAAGGCTAAAACCCTTTACAGACCATCATCCTAAAGCTCTCGCTAAAGTGAATGGTATTCCACTTTTGGAGCGAAATATTAAATATTTGCAATCATTTGGCATCAATGATTTTGTGATTAACATACATCATTTCGGAAATCAAATTTTAGATTTCCTCAAAGAAAATAATTATTTCGGTGCCAACATAGAAATTTCTGATGAGACTAATGAACTCTTAGAAACTGGTGGTGGTATGATGTTTGCAAGACCTTTCTTAGAGAAAGAATCTCACTTCTTGGTGATGAATGCGGATATTCTAACCAATCTTGATGTTACAAAATTTGTAAATTTTCATTTATCATCAAACCAAATGGTAACTCTTGCCGTATCGGATAGGGAAAGTTCTAGAAAACTCCTTTTTGACCAAAATAAAATTTTATGTGGTTGGATTAACAAAAATACTGGAGAGCTAAAACTATCCAAAACCAACGATACACTCAAAGAATTAGCATTTAGTGGAATACATTGTATTTCTTCAGAGATTTTCTCAAGAATTAAACGAAAAGGTAAATTCTCTATTATTGATGAGTATTTAGACCTAATGAATGAAAAAGTAATTATAGGCTATGAGCATGATGCTCTACTAATAGATGTAGGCAAGCCTGAAGCCATAACAGAAGCAGAAAAATATTTTTTATGA